The following proteins are co-located in the Pseudomonas synxantha genome:
- the eat gene encoding ethanolamine permease → MPSEPTGSSVDFEKVGTEYFQQRELKKGAAGWVLLVGLGVAYVISGDYAGWNFGLAQGGWGGMFLATLLMATMYLCMCFSLAELSSMIPTAGGGYGFARSAFGPWGGFLTGTAILIEYAIAPAAIAVFIGAYCESLFGIGGWMIYLAFYIIFIGIHIFGVGEALKLMFVITAVAAIALGVFLVSMVPHFNVANLLDIPVTEAKGASSFLPFGYVGVWAAIPYAIWFFLAVEGVPLAAEETKNPKRDLPRGLIGAIVVLTSFALLILVIAPGGAGTYALIKSGNPLVEALALSYGGSTWMGSFVNLVGLAGLIASFFSIIYAYSRQIFALSRAGYLPRKLSETNKSKAPVLALVIPGIIGFGLSLTGQGDLLILVAVFGATISYVLMMAAHITLRIRRPKMDRPYRTPGGIFTSGVALVLACVAVVAGFLVDPRVVIGAAVIYGVLIAYFAFYSRHHLVAGTPEEEFAAIQAAEAALH, encoded by the coding sequence CCGTCGACTTCGAAAAAGTCGGCACCGAATACTTCCAACAACGTGAACTGAAAAAAGGTGCCGCCGGCTGGGTACTGCTGGTGGGCCTTGGCGTTGCCTATGTGATCTCCGGCGATTACGCCGGCTGGAACTTCGGCCTGGCCCAGGGTGGCTGGGGCGGCATGTTCCTCGCCACCTTGCTGATGGCGACGATGTACCTGTGCATGTGCTTTTCCCTTGCAGAACTGTCGTCCATGATCCCCACCGCCGGCGGTGGCTACGGTTTTGCCCGCAGCGCCTTTGGCCCTTGGGGCGGGTTTCTCACGGGTACCGCGATCCTCATCGAATACGCCATCGCCCCTGCGGCCATCGCGGTATTTATCGGCGCCTATTGCGAGTCACTGTTCGGCATTGGCGGCTGGATGATCTACCTGGCGTTCTACATCATCTTTATCGGCATCCACATCTTTGGCGTGGGCGAAGCCTTGAAACTGATGTTCGTGATCACCGCCGTCGCCGCAATTGCCCTGGGCGTGTTCCTGGTGTCGATGGTGCCGCACTTCAACGTCGCCAACCTGCTGGACATTCCGGTGACCGAAGCCAAGGGCGCCAGCAGCTTCCTACCGTTCGGCTACGTCGGCGTGTGGGCGGCGATCCCTTATGCCATCTGGTTTTTCCTCGCGGTGGAAGGCGTTCCATTGGCCGCCGAAGAAACCAAGAACCCGAAACGCGACCTGCCCCGCGGCCTGATCGGCGCCATTGTTGTGCTGACCAGTTTTGCCCTGCTGATTCTGGTGATCGCGCCGGGCGGTGCGGGCACTTACGCGCTGATCAAATCCGGCAACCCGCTGGTTGAAGCACTGGCGTTGTCCTACGGCGGTTCGACCTGGATGGGCAGCTTCGTCAACCTGGTCGGCTTGGCCGGCTTGATTGCGAGCTTTTTCTCGATCATCTACGCCTATTCGCGGCAGATCTTTGCCTTGTCCCGCGCCGGCTACCTGCCGCGCAAACTGTCCGAGACCAACAAGAGCAAGGCGCCGGTGCTGGCGTTGGTGATCCCCGGGATTATCGGTTTTGGCCTGTCGCTGACCGGCCAGGGTGACTTGCTGATTTTGGTGGCGGTGTTTGGCGCGACGATTTCCTACGTGCTGATGATGGCCGCGCACATCACCCTACGCATCCGTCGCCCCAAAATGGACCGACCGTACCGCACGCCGGGCGGCATCTTCACCTCGGGCGTGGCGCTGGTACTGGCCTGCGTGGCCGTGGTGGCGGGCTTCCTGGTAGATCCACGAGTGGTGATTGGCGCCGCGGTCATCTATGGAGTATTAATTGCTTACTTTGCTTTCTACAGCCGGCATCACTTGGTAGCAGGCACGCCGGAAGAGGAATTCGCGGCGATCCAGGCCGCAGAGGCCGCCTTGCACTGA
- a CDS encoding ethanolamine ammonia-lyase subunit EutB → MASFSHAVGALTYRFDDLKDVMAKASPARSGDFLAGVAAQNDGERVAAQMALANIPLKHFLQEALIPYESDEVTRLIIDTHDKQAFAPVSHLTVGGLRDWLLSDAADEHALRALAPGLTPEMAAAVSKIMRVQDLVLVAQKIRVVTQFRGTMGLRGRLSTRLQPNHPTDEPAGIAASILDGLLYGNGDAMIGINPATDSIASICAMLEMLDAIIQRYEIPTQACVLTHVTTSIEAINRGVPLDLVFQSIAGTEAANASFGISLSVLQEGYDAGLSLKRGTLGQNLMYFETGQGSALSANAHFGVDQQTCETRAYAVARHFKPFLVNTVVGFIGPEYLYNGKQIIRAGLEDHFCGKLLGVPMGCDICYTNHAEADQDDMDTLLTLLGVAGINFIMGIPGSDDIMLNYQTTSFHDALYARQTLGLKPAPEFEQWLAKMGIFTQEGGKVHFGNSLPPAFRHALAQLG, encoded by the coding sequence ATGGCAAGCTTTTCCCACGCGGTGGGTGCCCTCACCTACCGCTTCGACGACCTCAAGGACGTGATGGCCAAGGCCAGCCCCGCCCGCTCCGGGGACTTCCTCGCCGGTGTCGCCGCACAGAACGACGGTGAACGGGTGGCGGCGCAGATGGCGCTGGCGAATATCCCGCTCAAGCACTTCCTGCAGGAAGCACTGATTCCCTATGAAAGCGATGAAGTCACCCGGCTGATCATCGACACCCACGATAAACAGGCGTTTGCGCCGGTCAGCCACCTCACCGTCGGCGGCCTGCGCGACTGGCTGCTTAGTGATGCCGCCGATGAACACGCCCTGCGTGCATTGGCGCCAGGGCTGACCCCGGAAATGGCCGCCGCCGTGTCCAAGATCATGCGCGTGCAGGACCTTGTGCTGGTGGCGCAAAAGATCCGCGTGGTTACCCAGTTTCGCGGCACCATGGGATTGCGCGGGCGCCTGTCCACACGCTTGCAGCCCAACCACCCCACCGATGAACCGGCAGGCATCGCCGCGAGCATTCTCGACGGCCTGCTCTACGGCAACGGCGACGCCATGATCGGCATCAACCCGGCCACCGACAGCATCGCCTCGATCTGCGCCATGCTGGAGATGCTCGACGCGATCATCCAGCGCTACGAAATCCCCACCCAGGCCTGCGTGCTGACCCACGTCACCACTTCCATCGAGGCGATCAACCGGGGCGTGCCCCTGGACCTGGTGTTCCAGTCGATTGCCGGCACCGAGGCGGCCAACGCCAGTTTCGGCATCAGCCTGAGCGTGCTGCAGGAAGGTTACGACGCCGGCCTGAGCCTCAAGCGCGGCACCCTGGGGCAGAACCTGATGTACTTCGAAACCGGCCAGGGCAGCGCCTTGTCGGCCAATGCGCATTTTGGCGTCGACCAGCAAACCTGTGAAACCCGCGCCTACGCCGTGGCGCGGCACTTCAAGCCATTTTTGGTGAACACCGTGGTCGGCTTTATCGGCCCGGAGTACCTGTACAACGGCAAGCAGATCATCCGTGCCGGCCTCGAAGACCACTTTTGCGGCAAGCTGCTCGGCGTGCCCATGGGTTGCGATATCTGCTACACCAACCACGCCGAAGCCGACCAGGACGACATGGACACCCTGCTGACCCTGCTGGGTGTGGCCGGTATCAACTTCATCATGGGCATTCCCGGTTCCGACGACATCATGCTCAACTACCAGACCACCTCGTTCCACGACGCTCTGTACGCCCGTCAGACCTTGGGTTTAAAACCGGCGCCGGAGTTTGAACAGTGGCTGGCGAAAATGGGCATCTTCACGCAAGAAGGCGGCAAGGTGCACTTCGGCAACAGCCTGCCACCGGCGTTTCGCCATGCCTTGGCGCAACTGGGATGA
- the eutC gene encoding ethanolamine ammonia-lyase subunit EutC: MKEPTVQPELPDNPWLELRRLTPARIALGRTGTSIPTSAQLDFQFAHAQARDAVHLPFDHAGLSSQFAERGRDSLLLHSAAPDRHIYLQRPDLGRRLSDESAQTLRDYALAHPGGVDLAIVVADGLSALAVHKHTAPFLARLEEQTHAEGWSLSPVILVEQGRVAVADEIGQLLGAKMVVILIGERPGLSSPDSLGLYFTYNPKVGLTDAYRNCISNVRLEGLSYGMAAHRLLYLMREACRRQLSGVNLKDEAQVQTLETDDPDLMKGNFLLSPPADR, from the coding sequence ATGAAGGAGCCGACCGTGCAACCAGAATTGCCTGACAACCCGTGGCTGGAACTGCGCCGCCTGACCCCGGCGCGCATCGCATTGGGCCGCACTGGCACCAGCATTCCCACCAGCGCCCAGCTGGACTTCCAGTTTGCCCACGCCCAGGCGCGGGATGCGGTGCACCTGCCCTTCGATCACGCCGGGCTCAGCAGCCAATTCGCCGAACGCGGCCGCGACAGCCTGCTGCTGCACAGCGCCGCCCCCGACCGGCACATCTACCTGCAACGCCCGGACCTTGGGCGGCGCTTGAGCGATGAGTCGGCCCAGACCTTGCGCGACTACGCCTTGGCACATCCCGGTGGGGTGGACTTGGCGATTGTGGTGGCCGATGGTCTGTCGGCGCTGGCGGTGCATAAACATACCGCGCCATTTCTGGCACGCCTGGAAGAACAGACCCACGCCGAAGGCTGGTCCTTGTCACCGGTAATTCTGGTGGAACAAGGCCGCGTGGCGGTGGCCGACGAGATCGGGCAACTGCTCGGGGCCAAAATGGTGGTGATCCTCATCGGCGAACGCCCGGGGCTCAGTTCGCCGGACAGTCTGGGCCTGTATTTCACCTACAACCCCAAGGTCGGCCTCACCGACGCCTATCGCAACTGCATCTCCAATGTGCGGCTGGAAGGCTTGAGTTATGGCATGGCGGCCCATCGTCTGCTGTACCTGATGCGCGAGGCGTGTCGCCGGCAGTTGTCGGGGGTCAATCTCAAGGACGAGGCGCAGGTTCAGACCCTCG